TGCCACCTAACAACTTTCATCTGGGAATTATGCCTATGATGTTTTCATATTCAATTCCAACAGAGTTGTGAGTCCATTTTCATCAACTACTAGTTTTTcgataaattacatgtacaagtaagtGATACTTATTGCCATCTTGTCCAACACTAGGGTCCTCAGTGGATTGTTCAAAGCAACATCCAAAACAAAGGCTGGTTGCAATAAGGTGGGTACTCACGTACGCATGCTCACACAGGATGACACAAGTCAATATGAATGCGTGTCTATGAAGAACATGTATTAGAAAATATTCCGGTAGAATGCACCTCGGGGGCAAATTTGCTTGAAGATCACACTTCTTCAACTCTGTCCAAACTTTGAAAGATTATTTTCTGATACTTAAAGAAATTGGGGTACAGAATCTTGTTTGAAGGAAATCGTCAATCATTTGTTCTCCTAGAGTTAACACCAGTATTCGGTTGCAATATTGGATCATAGCATAACTAAATGTTGATGttattttgacctctatttcaataCCTTGAAtggttatgaatatttaatgtatCTCAAGTGAAtaatcatgtctgctaagacccatcaGGCCATGGTGCAACAATGAAAGTACAATATGGGtgaaagagtttcaatttggcaaCTTagcgaaatttatgtgatgtgaaaatcatgaaatgattctccagaaacTGAAAATACCAGAAACTGAAAATGTTTCCTTCTGTGTGGTGTTACCCTTTAAATATTAAATGGGCATGGCAGATGGGACTATTTAGGTGTTTGATAAATGATTGTGTGTTAAATAGATGACTGGTACAGCAATTGTCATGATTAAATTGGCCATATGGGTCAGAAATGGATATCTGTTTGGATTTCTGATTCATAAAAAACgatttgaatatattgttcTGCTTTGGTTTTTGATTGCTAAAACAACTTGTTTTTCTACAGAACTTATTTTTTCACGTTGAAAAAAAGAATGTCAagcaacatagaccaagtccatGCTGGTTGCAAATACATttagtaaaaaaatatttaggtttgttaatgtacatgtgtatgtgttgtgaTCTTTCATTTATAAATTGGCTGTTGTAAGTTGTCCTGATATGCAAATCATCTGATTACAATCTCTTACAGGCGATTTCCCTCAATCCTTGAGTACTACAGCTATATATTCAACTTCCAAACCTTCCTAATTGGACCATTTTGTTTCTTCACTGACTACATCGATTTCGTGGAAGGCAAACATCTTGTAccatacaaaatcaaaactaaagaTGGTAAAGAAGTTATTATCAGCAGGGAACCATCTGTAATGGTAAGTTGAATAGTTGAATATCTAATAAGTATGAAAACCGACTTCCGGACATTTCTTGAAAAATGAGCTGACATAACTACCTAGTATGTCACTAAAATGCATGGTAACACTGACAGATAGGAGAAATCGTTGCACTGAATGTATATTCCGGTAACCACTACATGTAGATTCTTGTATTGTTGTTTTGGTGGATGAACTGTGCTGACCATGAGGATGTTCTTCAACTGTATCATGTTCAAATACTTAATTCTGTTCTGTACCATTTTTTAACAACACACAGCATTTTCAATAAAGACTATATTTCTCTTTATAGACAGTGCCTTTGTatatatctttatttatttatatatagatatatatctatatctatttTGGAATTAAAGGAGTCTGAAAACCATTTTCTATATTAGTCATTTAATTAGCAAGGGATGGGAGAGGGGTAGAGATGAGGGCTAAATATAAGGGGAACAAAATCAAGGTTGATTTTGTTCTAGTTGCCACTTGATGTTCAGAAACCATCCCACCATTGCCCCTGTTTatcagggagttgaggaagtataaagggccgctgtgccgctatagatccgagccaggggtaataattgtaaagcgcttcaGTTTGTCTATTTTTGGATGGAAGTGAGGCACTTTACCCATAAGGTAGAATGAACAGGCAATAATGCTCGCTTATTGAGCACCTCGATTATTTGCATACCCAGAATATTTTACCCCACTTGCTGGATTACTTGCCATCAACTAAATCAAATAGGACAAAATCTACTCGCCTTTGATCCCATTTAAGCAATTACTTGTTCAAGATTAAAACTTTAGCGTAGTTCCTTACCCAGTGTGACTTTCTTATATATTTTTCAGGGTGCTCTCTTTGAGAAGATAGTAATTTGTGTCCTAACAGGTACAAATGCTGCTGTATTTGGCTCCTCTTACACTCCCAGAGGCAATATAAGTAAGTACGTACTAGTAATTCCTGGTTGAAAGCAATCGACGTCTTAAACTACAAAGTTTGTAGTGTATACGTATATACTGTATTTGTCCTTGTTTGACCCCCGAGTGagacaacacaaaacaaaataagtcAGAGGGGTCGGTTTATGCACAGGTAGTGTCAGTGGGCTTACAAACTCGTGTTTTACTGTTAAAAACAAGTACAAACTGGTCAGAAAATAGGGGCAGAGCTTATAAATGAACAGGAGGATACACAAGGTCTCGCTGGTCTTTTTTCATTAGTTGTATAATGCTCTATGTTCACGGTTTCATGTGAAGACATCCAGATTTTaaggtgtatatgtatataaaatataccTAAATGAACCGTAACACACTTAACAACAATCATATAGTTCAATAAAGTTTGAAATTCTATCTCGTGATGTGCATGCTAGGCATTGATTACATTCGTGTTAGGGTTGTTGCAGCTGGAATTGGAATTTGGCTAAAACAGAATTGTTCACGTCGATACGTTGAGATGAGTTTAAAACGACTGTATGTTTAATACATTTGTCTTTGCAGCatttgctgtgtgtgtgtgtgtgtgtgtaatggaCATTAGTGAAAGATAATGACAAATGTAGGTGCCAAACTCATGTACCCTGTATATATTCTAGTCAGAATGCTCTGATCAGCTGGGATAACACATCATCTGTGCTATTAAATAGTATGCATGTGTTACTACCTCTCGTAGCAGGTTAGTATTAATGTTTAGCCTTTCAGCCAGAGTATACACAGTACTGTCATTCACTTGTGTGTTTATGCCATCATTGATTATGATCTGTTTTTATCTGTTAATAATCATATTCCTATTCTAGGTGATAAAGTTCTGAACTCGTCTCCTCTATATCGTGTAGTATACCTAGCACTGTGTATGGTGCTGACCATATTTAGATACGTATTTGCCTTCACAATTTGTAAGTAAAGCTTGTACCATCTATTTATGCCCAGCGTCTATCGATAGATAAGTTAAACGATTAATTAATCATGTTATTGagaaaaatagttatatttcacaaccaaGGTAATTTTTCATACCAGAGAACGTTGACGTTTCGACTACCATCGGCAGCCATCTTCAGAACTGTAGTCGAAAGTAGTCGAAACGTCAACGTTCTCTGGTATGAAAAATTACCttggttgtgaaatataactatttttctCAATATATTGTCCAACCTGATGAAACTATTCACGGATAATCATGTTATGTTTTATGTCATGTAAAATGTCAAAAAGGTCAATTATACAGGCTTATTGTCACATGATATGTTAAGCCATATGTTATCctaaacatacatacatccaagATTTTTTAATTCGACAGGTTAGATTCTTTTTTAAAGAGTATTCTTtgcatatgtaataagttacgTATACATAGATTGAGAATGGAGCTCACAGCTCACCACAAGCACAGTTTGGAACGCGTGAACGGTAATGTATTTCTGTCTATTGACTTTTTGACATATAAAATGAAGAATGAACTTTGCAGACCAATTCAAGtaaatgaaatttgcatattattgtaAAGTGTATAATAGATGAACCCAACAGCAATTAATTTACGTGAACCATGGCCAGTAGTCTTATATTTAAACGTTTTGTTATTTGAAGATTAAGGAAAGAATTTTCAATCTGAAAGTATAATCAGCTGTGCAATTTTCTTAAATAACCATTATCTTTTTTCCTTTCTCTTTAGCTGACTTAGTATGCAATGCTTCTGGCTTTGGCTTCAATGGCTATGATGAATATGGGAAACCTAGATGGGATCTAGTAAGCCCGTTCAACTTTAAAAAGTTTTGGGTAAAGATGAATTTAATATCTCTGAACATGTTTTTCATAATAAAATTACCACAAATAGAAGACCACTGATAATGTTATttggtgtattttatttgttatatgACTGCAACTAATGTGGATATTTACAgtcatttctatatataatcATTTATTGTAGATTAATCCAAATATCAAATCTGTTATTATCTGTAGAAGTTAAAAAGCTATAATTTCAAGAATATATCTACTCCAATGAAtgattacaaatattatttcaGCTGGCAACTGACTTAAATGTCAATATCGCCAATTGGAATATCTCTACCCTTCGATGGTTGAAATATGCCTGTTATTACCGTGTGCCTTATCACAAAGATAAATTGACCACTTTCCTATCAGCTGTGTGGCATGGATTTTATCCAGGATACTATTGGACACTGTTTTTGAATATGGTGATGTTTACGTCAACATCAAAAAGGGTAGGctgacatacacacacccatTTAACACTTGTTAGAAACAGGTTTTGAGAATGAAAATTAATTCTTTACATTACCTAATTAATTATCTAATCAATTATCTAAAAGACAATTTCCTGGTAATATCTTTATTCTAActtattattaattatattttttccaTCAAAAGAGAATTGGGGAAAATAGCCTATCCTCCTACcttaaggtagaatgcaccttGGCAGCCAAtttggtttctgtgtgtgtgtgtgtgtgtgtgtgtgtgtgtgtgtgtgtgtgtgtgtgtgtgtgtgtgtgtgtgtgtgtgtgtgtgtgtgcaacatTGGTGTTTTGGAATTGATAGGTAACAAATGCTGTAatcttcaaaatgaaaataaataatggtAAGTTTTCAAGAAACCAACCACTATAGAATAAAGGAATGTGAAGATATGCCATATATAAATTTGGTAAATGAGGGTTTtttgttatttgataaaacaaatggGCTGTGATCAAACAATTAACTCAGTCTCCCCTTTTGAAATTTAGTGATATAAAATTTACTGTTATGGACattttttgtgtatattttttactGAAGGTGCACCAGTACATTGATCAATTCATCATCAAATCAACAATAGGGAAATTGGTATATTACTGTATTTTGTGGACCCTTAACTCTCTCTACCTCCACTACATGACTGTGGCGCATTGCCTAGTACACAACCAACCAATCGTAGAGTTTTACAGGTACAGATATACGTAAATTTTACCTTTGACATTATACCCCAGTCTCAAAACAGAAAAGTTACAGATTTTCAAGACACTAGAAAGTTTCTTTAGAGTTTGAGGAAATACCTTGATCTGGTTAGATACAGAAGTAACAGAAAAGTATCTTGTGATAACAATGACGGAATCTCTCTGTTGGGCAGCAAAGTGCGATTTAGAGCCTTCCCTGTCACTCGCCTAATACAGCCTTACATAACATGATTGTAAAGCCAAGTCACACTACttttaaccagatttaaactgaatgcctcccgtacgGGCAAAACCGTAGATTTctgggcctacacacattgttggaatgcaaagtTCTGAACCTTTATGATAGCTggtatacatgatgtaccacttcaTTGGAGAATTAATGATACGAAGCTGTATGAAGCTTatatagttaacatattgtttAATTATCAATAcctcattaattatgtaaattaaccatttagcttataagttacatcatcaAGCTTTATATGACGCATGTACGTCTTTACCATataaatgcatgt
This region of Glandiceps talaboti chromosome 4, keGlaTala1.1, whole genome shotgun sequence genomic DNA includes:
- the LOC144434314 gene encoding membrane-bound glycerophospholipid O-acyltransferase 2-like, whose amino-acid sequence is MMIMTMKITSVAFGLHDWSSVDCSKQHPKQRLVAIRRFPSILEYYSYIFNFQTFLIGPFCFFTDYIDFVEGKHLVPYKIKTKDGKEVIISREPSVMGALFEKIVICVLTGTNAAVFGSSYTPRGNISDKVLNSSPLYRVVYLALCMVLTIFRYVFAFTISDLVCNASGFGFNGYDEYGKPRWDLLATDLNVNIANWNISTLRWLKYACYYRVPYHKDKLTTFLSAVWHGFYPGYYWTLFLNMVMFTSTSKRVHQSVYFCGHIISILLLCILPAKKTTRAIASSNTTSTSP